The following are encoded in a window of Rissa tridactyla isolate bRisTri1 chromosome 15, bRisTri1.patW.cur.20221130, whole genome shotgun sequence genomic DNA:
- the LOC128917767 gene encoding tektin-3-like, with protein sequence MESVGSPLPAKFAHPRAIPTRFLPAIHTMASSYKNRFPYRPLPQSYSLPWMPSTYYKTAASKPTLAAFSKSSQGITAGEKLPSVSTRTTVFTQYTPEDWYKSNVTNYRESETSQKNAERLRADTSRIIDHKYQQTKKTQVESTKNLGVRANDIAFWKSELCHELDEVIGETNALTEVKTRLERALAEAEAPLRVAQECLLHREKRMGIDLVHDNVEEQLLTEVDVIRSCQEKMQQFLDKAKAQITSNRVAQQNLEKDLANKQVAHRIDDRCHHLMNTSHGISYYRGVEQVDATISVPQSWAKFTNDNILRSQSERAASAKLRDNIENLLAVTDSQMWRQFNAVNVAFTNRIAETADAKRKIQTHLAKTVQEIFQTERNIEAIQKAIRDQGPPLKVAQTRLDERTRRPNMELCRDTAQLRLVNEVRDIHETVQTLQQQLRDSQDTLQMLVRAKAILQHDLAVKANSLFIDEEKCMAMRKTFPSTARL encoded by the exons atggagtctgtcggctctcccttaccagcaaagttcgcccatcccagagccatacccaccaggtttctccctgccatccacaccatggcgtcaagctataagaaccgatttccttaccgccccttgcctcagagctacagcctcccctggatgcccagcacctactacaaaacggctgccagcaaaccaactttggctgccttttccaagagttcccagGGGATAACCGCCGGCGAGAAGCTTCcatctgtttccaccagaaccaccgtcttcacccagtacacccctgaagactggtacaagtccaacgtgaccaattacagggagtcggagacctcccagaagaatgcggagcgcctgagagccgatacctcccgcatcattgaccacaaataccagcagaccaagaaaacgcaagtagaaagcaccaaaaacctgggagtgcgcgccaatgacatcgcgttttggaaatcggagctctgccacgagctagatgaggtgatcggggagaccaacgcgctcacagaggtgaagaccaggctggagagagccttggccgaggcggaggcccctctccgg gtcgctcaggagtgcttacttcaccgggagaagaggatgggcatcgacctggtccatgacaacgtggaggaacagctcttaaca gaggtcgatgtcatcaggtcgtgccaggagaagatgcagcagttcctggacAAGGCCAAAGCCCAGATCAC gtccaaccgggtggcccagcagaatctggagaaggatctggccaacaagcaggtggcccaccggatcgacgacaggtgccaccacctgatgaacacctcccacggcatcagttactaccgaggggtggagcaggtcgatgccac gatctcggtgccgcagtcctgggccaagttcaccaacgacaacatcctccgctcccagagcgagcgggcggcctccgccaagctgcgggacaacatcgagaacctgctggcggtgacggacagccagatgtggcggcagttcaacgccgtgaacgtcgccttcaccaaccgcatcgccgagacggccgatgccaagagaaagattcagacccacctggccaag acagtgcaggaaatattccagacggagaggaatatagaagccatccaaaaggccattagggaccaggggcctccattaaaggtggctcagacccggctggacgagcgcactcggaggccaaacatggagctgtgccgggacactgcccagctgcg ccttgtcaacgaggtccGCGACATCCATGAGACAgtgcagactcttcagcagcagctgagagacagccaggacaccttgcaaatgctggttcgcgccaaggccatcctgcagcacgacctggccgtcaaagccaactccctgttcatcgatgaggagaagtgcatggcgatgcgcaagacctttcccagcaccgcgcggctg